The Thalassotalea sp. 273M-4 genome includes a region encoding these proteins:
- the aroA gene encoding 3-phosphoshikimate 1-carboxyvinyltransferase, with amino-acid sequence MSNQQTLTFVTAPGDVIQGDITIPGDKSISHRSIMFGSLADGVTKISGFLPGEDCLATMRAFKAMGVKIEGPNEHNEVTVYGNGIDGLTAPKEPLNVGNSGTTIRLMSGILAGQSFASEMAGDNSLNKRPMMRVVNPLRQMGADISASDDGTPPINIGAGNALSAINYELPMASAQVKSCVLLAGLYADGVTTVTEPGITRDHTERMLKAFGYPVLVNGNQVSLEGGHRLTACDINVPGDISSATFFIIAGLIAKQGSITLRNVGMNPTRIGVLNIVTKMGANIDIINQRQAGAEPVADLVVHASQLHGIDIDETDVPLAIDEFPAIFIAAACAKGVTRLRNAEELRVKESDRIQAMADGLEILGIDCTVVADGIDIVGGQIGSGTVHSQDDHRIAMAFAISSLRSNGTITILECENVATSFPSFVALANEVGLTINQEMR; translated from the coding sequence ATGTCAAATCAACAGACATTGACTTTCGTCACTGCACCTGGCGATGTCATCCAAGGTGATATTACCATTCCAGGTGATAAATCCATTTCTCATCGCTCCATTATGTTTGGTTCATTAGCCGATGGTGTGACCAAAATCAGCGGTTTTTTACCCGGCGAAGATTGTCTTGCCACCATGCGTGCTTTTAAAGCGATGGGGGTTAAGATTGAAGGGCCCAATGAGCATAATGAAGTAACAGTTTATGGCAATGGTATTGATGGTTTAACCGCGCCTAAAGAGCCATTAAATGTCGGAAATTCTGGCACCACCATTCGCTTAATGTCAGGTATTTTAGCGGGGCAATCATTTGCCTCTGAAATGGCCGGGGACAACTCACTTAATAAACGCCCTATGATGCGAGTGGTGAATCCTCTGCGCCAAATGGGCGCCGATATTAGCGCCAGTGACGATGGTACGCCACCGATTAATATTGGTGCTGGTAATGCGTTGTCGGCGATTAACTATGAATTGCCAATGGCCAGTGCTCAAGTAAAGTCTTGCGTACTGCTTGCCGGCCTTTATGCTGATGGAGTAACAACGGTAACCGAACCTGGGATCACTCGTGATCATACCGAACGTATGCTAAAAGCCTTTGGCTACCCAGTGTTGGTAAATGGCAATCAAGTGTCATTAGAGGGCGGTCATCGCCTAACCGCTTGTGACATTAATGTGCCGGGCGATATTTCTTCTGCGACGTTTTTTATTATTGCCGGTCTTATTGCCAAACAAGGCAGTATTACACTTCGTAATGTCGGCATGAACCCAACGCGAATTGGGGTGCTAAACATCGTCACTAAAATGGGTGCTAACATTGACATAATCAATCAACGACAAGCAGGCGCTGAGCCAGTAGCCGATTTAGTTGTGCATGCTAGCCAACTGCACGGTATCGATATTGATGAAACCGATGTACCATTGGCTATCGACGAATTTCCAGCGATATTTATCGCTGCCGCTTGTGCCAAAGGGGTAACCCGACTAAGAAACGCAGAAGAGCTAAGGGTAAAAGAAAGTGATCGCATTCAAGCCATGGCAGATGGGCTTGAAATATTAGGCATTGATTGCACGGTTGTTGCTGATGGCATCGACATTGTCGGTGGGCAAATAGGTAGCGGTACGGTGCATTCACAAGACGATCACCGAATTGCCATGGCTTTTGCTATCAGTTCATTACGTTCTAATGGTACAATTACGATATTGGAATGTGAAAACGTTGCGACATCGTTCCCAAGTTTTGTTGCTTTGGCGAATGAAGTTGGTTTAACAATTAATCAGGAAATGCGTTAA
- the gyrA gene encoding DNA topoisomerase (ATP-hydrolyzing) subunit A yields MTDLAKEIVPVNIEDELKTSYLDYAMSVIVGRALPDVRDGLKPVHRRVLYAMHDLGNDWNKGYKKSARVVGDVIGKYHPHGDTAVYDTIVRMAQPFSLRYMLVDGQGNFGSVDGDSAAAMRYTEIRMQKISHSILADLEKETVDFVPNYDGQEYMPAVMPTRVPNLLVNGSSGIAVGMATNIPPHNLNEVINGCIALIDNDEITIDELIEYIPGPDFPTAGIISGVAGIHEAYKTGRGKLNIRARAEIEVDDSTGRETIVVHELPYQVNKARLIEKMAELVKEKRLEGISALRDESDKDGMRMVVEVKRGEVGEVVLNNLYKLTQMQVSFGINMVAIDNGQPRLFNLKEMLEAFVLHRREVVTRRTIFDLRKARERAHILEGLAIALSNIDPIIELIKQSPTPAEAKTALLSQGWSLGAVSEMLDRAGDDAARPEWVEPNFGIVDGKYYLTMQQAQAILDLRLHKLTGLEHEKILNEYKDLLELIAELLHILASPERLMEVIREELELIRDEFGDDRRTEISLASHDLSLEDLITEEDVVVTLSHEGYVKYQPLSEYEAQRRGGKGKAATKMKDEDFIERLLVANTHDTILCFSDRGRMYWLKVFQLPLATRTARGRPIVNILPLEKNERITAILPVREYEEDKYILMATASGTVKKTPLTDYSRPRANGIIALNLRDDDTLIGVDITDGSNDIMLFSDEGKVVRFNEMLKDSETGDVKLDPETGEPMHALRAMGRTATGVRGIKLEGNQKVVSLIVPKSDGAILTVTENGYGKRTELDEYPAKSRATKGVVSIKVSDRNGPVVGAVQVDENDEIMLITDNGTLVRTRVNEVSVIGRNTQGVRLIRTAEDEKVVALQRIEEIDEEDTPTADEEHTVVEGDNPSSLGSDAADNESAADEAE; encoded by the coding sequence ATGACCGATCTGGCTAAAGAAATCGTTCCAGTAAATATAGAAGATGAGTTAAAAACCTCCTATCTAGATTACGCCATGAGTGTAATTGTAGGTCGTGCATTACCCGATGTGCGTGATGGTTTGAAACCAGTGCATCGTCGCGTTTTATACGCTATGCACGACTTAGGAAATGACTGGAATAAGGGCTACAAAAAATCAGCCCGTGTTGTTGGTGACGTAATCGGTAAATACCATCCTCATGGTGATACCGCTGTATACGACACTATTGTACGTATGGCTCAACCATTCTCACTGCGTTACATGCTTGTTGATGGGCAAGGTAACTTTGGTTCGGTAGATGGTGATTCTGCTGCTGCTATGCGTTATACCGAAATCAGAATGCAAAAAATATCGCATTCAATTTTGGCTGATTTAGAAAAAGAAACCGTAGACTTCGTACCAAACTACGATGGTCAGGAATATATGCCGGCAGTTATGCCTACGCGTGTTCCTAATTTATTGGTTAACGGTTCTTCTGGTATTGCCGTTGGTATGGCAACCAATATTCCACCGCACAATCTAAATGAAGTTATTAATGGCTGTATTGCGTTAATTGACAACGATGAAATTACCATTGACGAGCTTATCGAATACATTCCTGGCCCTGATTTCCCAACTGCGGGGATCATCAGTGGGGTTGCAGGCATTCATGAAGCGTATAAAACGGGTCGTGGTAAATTAAATATTCGTGCTCGGGCAGAAATCGAAGTTGACGACTCTACAGGTCGTGAAACGATTGTCGTTCACGAATTACCATACCAAGTTAACAAGGCTCGCCTAATTGAAAAAATGGCAGAGCTGGTAAAAGAAAAACGCCTTGAAGGTATTTCAGCGTTACGTGACGAGTCTGATAAAGACGGTATGCGTATGGTTGTTGAAGTCAAACGTGGTGAAGTTGGTGAAGTTGTATTGAACAACTTATATAAGCTTACGCAAATGCAAGTATCATTTGGTATCAACATGGTTGCTATCGATAATGGTCAACCACGTTTATTCAACTTAAAAGAAATGCTTGAAGCATTTGTACTACACCGTCGTGAAGTGGTGACTCGTCGCACCATCTTTGACTTACGCAAAGCCCGTGAACGTGCTCACATCCTTGAAGGTTTAGCGATTGCGCTAAGCAATATTGACCCAATTATCGAGTTAATCAAGCAATCTCCAACCCCAGCAGAAGCGAAAACCGCGTTATTATCACAAGGTTGGTCGTTAGGTGCGGTTTCAGAAATGCTTGATAGAGCAGGTGATGATGCGGCAAGACCAGAGTGGGTTGAACCAAACTTTGGTATTGTTGACGGTAAATATTACCTGACCATGCAACAAGCTCAAGCTATCTTAGACTTACGTCTACATAAGCTTACGGGCCTTGAACATGAAAAGATTCTTAACGAATACAAAGATTTATTAGAGCTTATCGCAGAACTATTGCATATTCTTGCTAGCCCTGAACGCCTAATGGAAGTTATCCGTGAAGAGTTAGAGTTGATTCGCGATGAATTTGGCGATGACCGTCGTACCGAAATTTCACTGGCATCACATGACTTGTCACTAGAAGATTTGATCACCGAAGAAGACGTCGTGGTGACCTTATCGCATGAAGGCTATGTTAAGTATCAACCGTTATCAGAATACGAAGCACAGCGTCGTGGTGGTAAAGGTAAAGCCGCTACCAAAATGAAAGACGAAGACTTTATTGAACGTCTATTAGTGGCAAACACTCACGATACCATTTTATGTTTCTCTGACCGTGGCCGAATGTATTGGTTGAAAGTATTCCAGTTACCGTTGGCAACTCGTACTGCTCGAGGTCGTCCTATCGTTAATATTCTGCCGCTTGAGAAGAACGAGCGCATAACGGCTATTTTACCTGTACGTGAATACGAAGAAGACAAATACATCTTAATGGCGACCGCCTCAGGTACGGTTAAGAAAACACCATTAACCGATTATTCACGCCCTCGTGCAAACGGTATTATTGCGTTGAATTTACGTGATGACGATACCTTGATCGGTGTTGATATTACCGACGGTAGCAACGACATTATGTTGTTCTCTGACGAAGGTAAAGTGGTACGCTTTAACGAGATGCTAAAAGATTCTGAAACTGGTGACGTTAAGCTTGACCCTGAAACGGGCGAACCTATGCATGCACTTCGTGCAATGGGTCGAACGGCAACGGGTGTTCGCGGTATTAAACTTGAAGGTAACCAAAAGGTTGTATCCTTGATTGTACCTAAGTCCGATGGTGCTATTTTAACGGTTACTGAAAACGGTTACGGCAAGCGTACCGAATTAGATGAGTATCCAGCGAAAAGCCGTGCGACCAAAGGTGTGGTGTCAATTAAAGTAAGCGATCGTAATGGTCCGGTGGTTGGCGCCGTGCAAGTAGACGAAAATGACGAAATCATGTTAATCACAGACAACGGTACTCTGGTAAGAACCCGTGTTAATGAAGTGAGCGTCATTGGTCGAAATACGCAAGGTGTACGCTTGATTCGTACTGCAGAAGATGAAAAAGTTGTTGCGTTGCAACGAATTGAAGAAATTGATGAGGAAGACACGCCCACAGCAGATGAAGAACACACTGTTGTAGAAGGTGACAACCCATCATCTTTAGGCTCTGATGCAGCGGATAATGAGTCGGCTGCCGATGAAGCCGAATAA
- the cmk gene encoding (d)CMP kinase, with translation MNEKIPLITIDGPSGAGKGTVSRIVAEQLGWNFLDSGAIYRVLAVATQHHGINVDEEDAIIPLASHLDVEFKIVDADEPRVILEGEDVTDNIRTQEVGELASKVAAFPRVREALLRRQRAFKEAPGLLADGRDMGTVVFPDAPVKIFLTASAEERAQRRMKQLQQKGIDVNIGRLLDEIRQRDERDQNRTVAPLVPAEGALIIDSTELSIEQVVEKILLFANEKLS, from the coding sequence ATGAATGAAAAAATCCCATTAATTACTATCGACGGTCCAAGCGGCGCAGGTAAAGGGACAGTATCCAGGATAGTTGCTGAACAGTTGGGTTGGAACTTTTTAGACAGTGGTGCCATTTACCGAGTACTCGCTGTGGCAACGCAACACCATGGTATTAATGTAGACGAAGAAGATGCCATTATACCGTTAGCGTCGCATTTGGACGTCGAGTTTAAAATTGTCGATGCAGATGAACCGCGAGTGATCTTAGAAGGCGAAGACGTAACCGATAACATTCGTACCCAAGAAGTAGGGGAGTTGGCTTCAAAAGTGGCAGCTTTTCCGCGTGTACGAGAAGCGTTACTTAGGCGTCAACGCGCCTTTAAAGAAGCGCCGGGGCTATTAGCTGACGGACGTGATATGGGCACTGTGGTTTTTCCTGATGCGCCGGTAAAAATCTTTTTAACTGCCAGCGCTGAAGAAAGAGCGCAAAGACGCATGAAGCAGTTGCAACAAAAGGGGATTGATGTTAACATCGGGCGCCTTTTAGACGAGATACGTCAGCGAGATGAGCGCGATCAGAATCGCACTGTTGCACCGCTGGTTCCGGCTGAAGGTGCGTTGATTATTGATTCTACCGAATTAAGCATTGAGCAAGTAGTGGAAAAAATTCTGCTATTTGCAAATGAAAAGCTATCTTAA
- the serC gene encoding 3-phosphoserine/phosphohydroxythreonine transaminase encodes MTQVYNFCAGPAMLPPAVMKKAQAEFLNWNNTGCSVMELSHRGAPFMQLAAQAEADLRELMSIPDNYKVLFCHGGGRGQFAAVPMNLLGLGQSADYVVTGSWSKSAVTEAKKYGDVRVIDAIQSTAGKTSVLPVSEWGLSKDAAYVHYCPNETVDGIELFDVPDTRGVPLVADMSSTILSRKFDVSKFGLIYAGAQKNIGPSGLTIIIVREDLLGKHQSTTPVILDYKTTAENDSMFNTPPTYAWYLASLVFDWLKQFGGVEAISEVNDKKANLLYQYIDNSAFYSNRIAPEYRSKMNVPFYLPDDALNAEFLNQAEAEGLLALKGHRSVGGMRASIYNAMPIEGVQALVDFMQKFAEQHNA; translated from the coding sequence ATGACTCAGGTATATAATTTTTGTGCTGGTCCTGCCATGTTACCACCTGCTGTGATGAAAAAAGCACAGGCTGAATTTTTAAATTGGAATAATACCGGTTGTTCAGTGATGGAGTTAAGCCATCGTGGAGCACCGTTTATGCAACTTGCGGCGCAAGCTGAAGCCGATTTACGCGAGTTGATGTCGATTCCTGATAACTACAAAGTATTGTTTTGTCATGGCGGTGGACGTGGTCAATTTGCTGCGGTGCCGATGAACTTACTTGGTTTAGGCCAAAGTGCTGATTATGTCGTTACTGGTTCGTGGTCTAAAAGCGCGGTAACCGAGGCCAAAAAATACGGTGATGTTCGCGTTATTGATGCGATTCAATCGACGGCGGGCAAAACTTCCGTATTGCCTGTAAGCGAGTGGGGCTTATCAAAAGATGCAGCCTATGTGCATTATTGTCCCAATGAGACAGTTGATGGTATCGAATTGTTTGATGTACCAGATACACGGGGCGTACCTTTGGTTGCCGATATGTCATCAACCATTTTATCGCGCAAATTTGATGTATCTAAATTTGGCTTAATTTACGCGGGTGCGCAAAAAAATATTGGTCCATCGGGTTTAACCATTATCATTGTACGTGAAGATTTACTCGGCAAACACCAATCGACAACACCGGTTATTTTGGACTATAAAACCACCGCTGAAAATGACTCTATGTTTAATACCCCGCCAACCTATGCATGGTATTTAGCCAGCCTAGTATTTGATTGGCTAAAACAGTTCGGTGGGGTTGAAGCGATTAGCGAAGTAAACGATAAAAAAGCCAACCTTTTATATCAATATATTGACAACAGTGCGTTTTACAGTAATCGTATTGCTCCAGAATATCGCAGTAAAATGAATGTGCCATTTTACTTGCCAGACGACGCTTTAAATGCCGAGTTTTTAAACCAAGCCGAAGCCGAAGGTCTGTTGGCTTTAAAAGGTCATCGCAGTGTTGGTGGCATGCGAGCCAGTATCTATAATGCTATGCCAATAGAAGGTGTGCAGGCATTAGTCGATTTTATGCAAAAATTTGCTGAGCAACATAACGCATAA
- the nrdA gene encoding class 1a ribonucleoside-diphosphate reductase subunit alpha, producing the protein MNTNLSVTKRDGNKEPIDLDKIHRVIDWAAAGLDSVSVSQVELKSHIQFYDGIKTEDIHETIIKSAADLISEDAPDYQYLAARLAIFHLRKKAYGQYEPPALYEHVVKLVNAGKYDAHLLADYTPEEFAQMDHFIDHDRDKNFSYAAVKQLEGKYLVQNRVTGEIYESAQFLYILVSACLFANYPKDTRLEYVKGFYDAISKFKISLPTPIMAGVRTPTRQFSSCVLIESGDSLDSINATTSSIVKYVSQRAGIGINAGRIRALGSSIRNGEAFHTGCIPFYKHFQTAVKSCSQGGVRGGAATLFYPLWHLEVESLLVLKNNRGVEENRVRHLDYGVQFNKTMYQRLIKGDYITLFSPSDVPGLYDAFFEDQDKFEQLYTQYEADDSIRKKRIKAIELFTLFAQERASTGRIYLQNVDHCNTHSPFDPTVAPVRQSNLCLEIALPTKPLNDINDPDGEIALCTLSAFNLGKLESLDELDGLADLVVRALDSLLDYQDYPVPAARNATMGRRTLGIGVINYAYYLAKNGVFYSNGSANNLTHRTFEAIQYYLLKASNQLAIEQGACPKFNETRLAQGILPIDTYKKDVDNICTEKLHLDWESLRESIKEHGVRNSTVSALMPSETSSQISNATNGIEPPRGLISIKASKDGVLKQVVPEYERLKHNYELLWNIPDNTGYLELVGIMQKFVDQTISANTNYDPSKFENGKVPVKQILKDMLLAYKLGVKTMYYHNTRDGADDSQGDMEDDCAGGACKI; encoded by the coding sequence ATGAATACTAATCTCTCTGTCACCAAACGTGACGGCAATAAAGAACCCATTGATTTAGACAAAATCCATCGCGTTATTGACTGGGCAGCGGCAGGACTTGATTCTGTGTCTGTCTCTCAGGTTGAGCTAAAGTCACACATTCAGTTTTATGATGGTATTAAGACCGAAGACATTCATGAAACGATTATCAAATCAGCCGCTGATTTGATTTCAGAAGATGCCCCAGATTATCAATATTTGGCGGCACGCCTTGCTATTTTCCATTTGCGCAAAAAAGCCTATGGTCAATATGAGCCACCGGCCCTTTACGAACACGTTGTAAAGTTGGTCAATGCAGGTAAGTATGATGCGCACCTGTTGGCTGACTATACGCCTGAAGAGTTCGCTCAAATGGATCATTTTATTGACCATGATCGCGATAAAAACTTCAGCTACGCTGCCGTAAAACAGCTAGAAGGTAAATATCTCGTACAAAACCGAGTGACTGGTGAAATATACGAAAGTGCACAGTTTTTATATATTTTGGTTTCTGCCTGCTTATTTGCTAACTACCCAAAAGACACTCGTCTTGAGTATGTTAAAGGCTTTTACGATGCGATCTCTAAATTCAAGATTTCATTGCCGACACCTATTATGGCCGGTGTGCGCACGCCAACACGACAATTCTCATCATGTGTACTGATTGAATCAGGTGACAGCTTAGACTCAATTAACGCAACGACCAGCTCGATTGTAAAATATGTATCACAACGTGCCGGTATTGGTATTAACGCCGGTCGCATTCGAGCCTTAGGTAGTAGCATTCGAAATGGCGAAGCCTTTCATACAGGTTGTATCCCATTTTATAAGCACTTTCAAACGGCGGTTAAAAGTTGTTCTCAAGGGGGTGTTCGTGGTGGTGCAGCAACCCTATTCTACCCGTTATGGCACCTAGAAGTAGAAAGCTTACTGGTTCTAAAAAACAACCGTGGGGTAGAAGAAAACCGTGTTCGTCATCTAGATTACGGCGTGCAATTTAACAAAACCATGTACCAACGTTTGATCAAAGGCGACTATATCACCTTGTTCAGCCCTTCTGATGTGCCTGGTTTATACGATGCTTTCTTTGAAGACCAAGACAAGTTTGAACAATTGTACACGCAATACGAAGCCGATGATTCAATTCGTAAGAAACGCATTAAAGCCATTGAATTATTCACCTTGTTCGCACAAGAACGGGCAAGTACAGGTCGTATTTACTTACAAAATGTTGACCACTGTAATACCCATAGCCCGTTTGACCCAACGGTGGCACCGGTTCGTCAATCAAACTTATGTCTAGAGATTGCTTTGCCAACAAAACCATTGAACGACATTAACGACCCTGATGGTGAAATTGCGCTATGTACGTTATCAGCCTTTAACCTTGGTAAACTTGAAAGCTTAGATGAGCTTGACGGTTTGGCTGATTTAGTGGTTCGTGCTTTAGATAGCTTACTCGATTACCAAGACTACCCTGTACCGGCCGCTCGAAATGCGACCATGGGTCGTCGTACTTTAGGTATAGGCGTGATTAACTACGCATACTACCTAGCTAAAAATGGTGTATTTTATTCAAACGGAAGTGCGAATAACTTAACCCATCGCACCTTTGAAGCAATTCAATACTACTTGTTAAAAGCATCAAACCAGTTAGCCATTGAACAAGGTGCCTGTCCTAAGTTTAATGAAACACGTTTGGCTCAAGGTATTTTACCAATTGATACTTACAAAAAAGACGTCGATAACATTTGTACCGAAAAACTTCACCTTGATTGGGAAAGTTTACGTGAAAGCATTAAAGAGCACGGTGTTCGTAATTCGACTGTGTCAGCGTTGATGCCATCTGAAACGTCATCACAAATTTCAAATGCGACCAATGGTATTGAACCACCGCGTGGACTTATCAGTATTAAAGCAAGTAAAGATGGGGTGTTAAAGCAAGTTGTTCCAGAATATGAACGCTTAAAGCATAACTATGAATTACTTTGGAATATTCCAGATAATACCGGTTACCTAGAGTTAGTCGGGATCATGCAAAAGTTTGTTGACCAAACCATTTCGGCCAATACCAACTACGATCCGTCAAAATTTGAAAACGGTAAAGTACCTGTTAAACAAATTTTAAAGGACATGCTATTAGCCTACAAACTTGGTGTAAAAACCATGTACTATCACAACACACGTGATGGTGCCGACGACAGTCAAGGCGATATGGAAGATGATTGCGCAGGCGGTGCATGCAAGATATAG
- the ubiG gene encoding bifunctional 2-polyprenyl-6-hydroxyphenol methylase/3-demethylubiquinol 3-O-methyltransferase UbiG, with protein sequence MSKDFNVNPEEIAKFEKVAHQWWDLEGDFKPLHQINPLRRNFIISHVGSLQDLNVIDVGCGGGILAESLARIGANVTGIDMGQEPLNVAKLHALECGIELDYEKITAEQKAQQQAGQYDIVTCMEMLEHVPDPASIVRACADMVKPGGYVFFSTLNKTAKSYLFAIVAAEKVLKLVPQGTHDWDKFIRPSQLIGWAEEAGLKCFDSAGIHYNPITDNHKLADGLEVNYILAMRKPKED encoded by the coding sequence ATGTCTAAAGATTTTAATGTTAATCCAGAAGAAATCGCCAAGTTTGAAAAGGTCGCTCACCAATGGTGGGATCTAGAAGGTGATTTTAAACCATTACACCAAATTAACCCGTTACGAAGAAACTTTATCATTTCACATGTCGGCAGTTTGCAAGACCTTAATGTGATTGATGTCGGTTGTGGCGGTGGCATTCTTGCTGAGAGTTTAGCCCGCATTGGCGCGAATGTGACGGGCATAGATATGGGTCAAGAGCCACTAAACGTCGCCAAACTTCATGCCCTAGAATGCGGGATTGAATTAGATTACGAAAAAATCACCGCCGAACAAAAAGCACAACAGCAAGCTGGCCAATACGACATTGTCACATGTATGGAAATGCTTGAGCACGTACCCGACCCAGCATCAATTGTGCGAGCTTGCGCTGATATGGTAAAACCCGGTGGTTATGTGTTTTTCTCCACCTTAAATAAAACCGCTAAATCATACCTTTTCGCCATTGTTGCTGCCGAGAAAGTTTTAAAATTGGTCCCTCAAGGCACGCATGACTGGGACAAGTTTATTCGCCCATCACAACTTATCGGATGGGCTGAAGAAGCAGGGTTAAAATGCTTTGACAGTGCCGGCATTCACTACAACCCAATCACAGACAACCATAAATTAGCGGATGGTCTAGAAGTGAATTATATACTGGCTATGCGCAAACCCAAGGAAGATTAA
- a CDS encoding HAD family hydrolase — MNKIEGVLFDLDGTLLDTAKDLGETLNFILQQHDIAPLSFHQYRITAANGVKALLELGFKEQLVELDINNLIQQFFAHYQQNIAHHTKFYDGIEAMLDSLNNSNIPWGIVTNKPGFLTTPLLAQFDIFAHSKTNISGDTLSRRKPHPEPMLLAASELNIPCQQILYLGDAERDMQAGNAVNMTTVVANWGYIDEPEPLAAWQADHIINKPEQLMQFIK, encoded by the coding sequence ATGAACAAAATTGAAGGGGTATTATTTGACTTAGATGGTACTTTATTAGATACCGCCAAAGATTTAGGCGAAACCCTAAATTTTATCTTGCAACAGCATGACATTGCCCCTTTATCATTTCACCAATATCGTATAACGGCGGCCAATGGGGTTAAAGCACTACTAGAACTGGGGTTTAAAGAGCAATTGGTAGAGCTCGATATCAACAACCTAATTCAGCAGTTCTTTGCGCATTACCAGCAAAATATCGCTCACCACACCAAATTTTATGATGGCATCGAAGCGATGTTAGACAGTTTGAACAATAGCAACATTCCTTGGGGGATTGTGACCAACAAACCAGGCTTTTTGACCACCCCATTATTAGCCCAATTTGATATTTTTGCTCACAGTAAAACCAACATCAGTGGTGATACCTTATCGCGACGAAAACCTCACCCAGAGCCGATGCTGTTGGCCGCCAGTGAGTTAAACATCCCTTGCCAACAAATCTTATATTTGGGCGATGCCGAACGTGATATGCAAGCAGGTAATGCGGTCAATATGACAACCGTTGTTGCAAACTGGGGCTACATTGATGAACCTGAACCATTGGCCGCTTGGCAAGCGGATCATATTATCAATAAGCCCGAACAACTTATGCAGTTTATAAAATAA